Proteins from a genomic interval of Anolis sagrei isolate rAnoSag1 chromosome 1, rAnoSag1.mat, whole genome shotgun sequence:
- the OOSP3 gene encoding oocyte-secreted protein 3, protein MKRDPRIWALFLLIAGVSTQNTSVSVSCGSSHLTIAVPVALFGSGVVIDAHELTLGTGCAVTAVHTNVLLLEYPLFACGATRKILPASIHYRNILHYVPSAANGVIRSSGFSQPIDCFYSRLWNVSSLGLKPTWVPFTSTVVDRQRLDFALEVYDSSWSLPLPDPVYYLGDQINIQASVKKGSHVPLKVYVDECVARPSSESSVKYEVITNHGCLVDGQQSNSRFLATRVDGILRFQLDTFTFIGASNNQIYLICHLKAVSTSSTNHLNKACSYDQATATWSSHEGADCSCCASHSGCNGRRRRRRKRGHHQKKGLFGEMDVKLGPIELKSEQVNSSMLNASSNFELASVVVTSATSKTPRDARISANQIVNIIMREGVKEDSSGIHLPFSTATLVIIVASLVIVLVSVLGCYCSTKRSHRGYHMGAARGPLGQPGAVPMAPAAVGSSGSAVSGESSTASKKPDGASLQ, encoded by the exons ATGAAGAGAGATCCAAGGATATGGGCTTTATTCCTCCTCATCGCTGGTGTTTCTACTCAAAACACCTCAG TGTCTGTGTCATGTGGAAGTTCACACCTAACAATTGCTGTGCCAGTGGCTCTCTTTGGCTCTGGTGTGGTGATTGATGCCCATGAACTGACCCTGGGAACCGGTTGTGCGGTGACTGCTGTGCACACAAATGTACTACTGCTGGAATACCCCCTCTTTGCCTGCGGGGCCACAAGAAAA ATTCTGCCAGCTAGCATTCACTATAGAAATATTCTCCACTATGTACCTTCAGCTGCAAATGGGGTGATCCGGTCCAGTGGCTTCTCTCAACCTATAGACTGTTTCTACTCCAG GTTATGGAATGTCTCTTCACTTGGACTTAAGCCCACTTGGGTCCCCTTCACTTCCACGGTGGTGGACAGACAACGTTTGGACTTTGCCCTTGAAGTCTATGACA GTTCCTGGTCACTGCCCCTGCCTGACCCTGTTTACTATCTTGGGGATCAAATCAACATCCAAGCATCTGTTAAAAAAGGGAGCCATGTGCCTTTGAAAGTCTATGTAGACGAATGTGTGGCTCGTCCCAGTTCAGAGTCCTCTGTGAAATACGAAGTCATCACAAACCATGG GTGCCTTGTGGATGGACAGCAAAGTAATTCCCGCTTCCTTGCCACACGAGTAGATGGGATCCTCCGCTTTCAGCTAGACACCTTCACTTTCATTGGGGCCTCCAATAACCAG ATTTACCTCATATGTCACTTGAAGGCTGTGTCCACCAGCTCTACAAACCATCTCAACAAGGCATGTTCCTACGATCAAGCAACCGCAACTTGGAGCTCTCATGAAGGAGCAGATTGTTCCTGTTGTGCATCCCATAGTGGCTGTAatggcagaaggaggaggaggagaaaaagggggcACCACCAGAAGAAAG GGCTGTTTGGAGAAATGGATGTCAAGCTTGGTCCCATTGAACTGAAATCAGAACAGGTGAACTCCTCCATGCTGAATGCCTCCAGTAACTTTGAACTTGCATCTGTTGTGGTTACTTCTGCGACATCCAAGACACCTCGTGACGCCAGGATATCAGCTAACCAAATAGTGAATATTATCATgagggaaggagtgaaggaagactCATCTG GTATCCATCTGCCTTTTTCCACTGCCACCCTGGTGATAATTGTTGCCTCTTTGGTCATTGTCCTGGTCTCTGTCTTGGGCTGTTACTGCTCCACCAAGCGCTCCCACAGAGGATACCACATGGGTGCTGCCCGTGGCCCCCTGGGGCAGCCAGGTGCTGTTCCAATGGCACCAGCAGCTGTTGGCTCTTCTGGGTCTGCAGTTTCTGGGGAATCCAGTACTGCTTCCAAGAAACCCGATGGGGCATCCTTGCAGTGA